One part of the Thermodesulforhabdaceae bacterium genome encodes these proteins:
- a CDS encoding 2Fe-2S iron-sulfur cluster-binding protein: protein MVKITVDDRELEVEEHLTVLEACIQNGIFIPNLCFLKTRHHPHASCRLCFVSIEGYDRPVTSCTERVRDGMVVKTNTPEVRALQKSAFKLLMSLHPCHPKICPTEKPCLLMRIAKHIGVGLNPKPLEHIDRGLPDLVDFGPLYYVPNRCVLCAKCIHTCRTINQMPLLTFAKRGIMTMVAYFDGEQNTSICANCNACVDVCPVAALLPKSAFTSSVESRKA, encoded by the coding sequence ATGGTAAAGATTACGGTAGATGATAGGGAACTGGAAGTCGAAGAACACCTCACCGTTTTAGAAGCTTGTATTCAAAACGGAATATTTATCCCTAATCTATGTTTTCTTAAAACTCGCCATCACCCTCACGCTTCCTGCAGGCTTTGTTTTGTGAGCATCGAAGGCTATGATAGGCCTGTTACATCATGCACAGAAAGAGTTCGAGATGGAATGGTTGTAAAAACCAATACCCCTGAAGTGCGAGCCTTACAAAAATCTGCTTTTAAACTCCTTATGTCTCTCCATCCCTGCCATCCTAAGATCTGTCCTACCGAGAAACCCTGTCTTCTTATGCGAATTGCTAAACATATAGGTGTGGGATTAAATCCCAAGCCCTTAGAACATATCGATAGAGGTTTGCCAGACCTTGTTGATTTTGGACCGCTTTATTATGTGCCAAACCGCTGTGTGCTATGCGCAAAGTGCATTCATACCTGTAGAACCATTAACCAGATGCCTCTTCTAACTTTTGCCAAACGTGGTATTATGACTATGGTTGCCTATTTTGACGGTGAGCAGAACACCAGCATCTGTGCAAATTGTAATGCCTGTGTGGATGTTTGCCCAGTGGCTGCCTTGCTTCCTAAAAGTGCTTTTACATCATCGGTGGAAAGCAGGAAGGCTTAG
- a CDS encoding deaminase, giving the protein MNKRPSWHEYFMLIAKIVSTRSTCNSRRVGAVIVKENHILATGYNGAMPGAPQCIDEPDLNGEPFCYRRVLKVPDIDKYNFCRASHAEANAIAQAARYGISVEGATLYTTLAPCYVCLKLIAMARVKRIYYEHPYESSSPERDAFWRQAVKEAGIEIFEQLTISQETYDYILSDIKELTSRRRLAPTPMSLDFDLDDNIYSHGQ; this is encoded by the coding sequence ATGAATAAGAGACCAAGCTGGCACGAATATTTCATGCTAATTGCTAAAATTGTCAGCACTAGATCAACCTGTAATTCCAGGCGAGTTGGAGCTGTGATTGTTAAAGAGAATCATATCTTGGCAACTGGTTATAACGGTGCTATGCCGGGAGCCCCTCAATGCATAGACGAACCTGATCTGAATGGGGAACCCTTTTGCTATAGACGAGTTCTTAAAGTTCCTGATATAGACAAATACAACTTCTGCCGGGCTTCCCATGCTGAAGCCAACGCCATTGCTCAAGCAGCTCGCTATGGCATTTCCGTAGAAGGTGCTACTCTTTACACTACTCTTGCTCCATGCTACGTCTGTCTTAAACTTATTGCCATGGCGCGTGTTAAGAGAATTTATTACGAACATCCCTATGAATCATCTTCGCCTGAGCGTGATGCATTCTGGCGGCAAGCTGTAAAGGAAGCAGGTATTGAAATCTTTGAGCAGCTTACAATCTCGCAGGAAACTTATGACTACATCCTGTCCGATATAAAAGAGCTTACATCCAGGCGAAGACTAGCTCCTACCCCTATGAGTCTTGATTTTGATCTGGACGACAATATTTATAGCCATGGGCAATAG
- a CDS encoding thymidylate synthase, protein MMEKLRFEPIYCADKLRIVNPYGTVGIITLWSGVDYIERLLKKAGINLDSNTSPIAVIGTLYGNGLRDLLRNLLYNPQIDSLVLFGRNRSGSAEDLIAFFENGVEPIANSLRLPSCSFEGAEPVVIKGRNRIIDNLVTPEMFHRKPEIFFAGEPQSRGALEKIRSFFQNYRPNGLPTYSERIAVPLPDFSVSHYPSNPRTHTIWADDPLTAWKDLIHCLFFFGNPVELRKGKRRELQNVKVVVEHPEPVPDSDLVCYGFDPVYVRQYEDEFLSGKLLEDTSYTYGHRMRSYFGKDQIEDVIARLRNDPEDRRSYIVLWDPRRDLVRVEMESITSEESAPCLVSVFFRRYGGKLTLTATFRTHNALDAWLVNFHGLMALQRYVSSSVGMPPGAITVISHSISIDDGELDRAARIASEKEFRYRLDPMGYFRISIDGDAILVEYCHEDVVLKTYRSDKAARLQHEIARDGIVSEISHAIYLGRQLERAERCLKEGKEFIQD, encoded by the coding sequence ATGATGGAAAAGCTTAGATTTGAACCTATTTACTGTGCCGATAAGCTTAGAATTGTGAATCCCTACGGGACAGTAGGGATCATCACTTTGTGGTCTGGTGTTGATTATATAGAACGACTCCTTAAGAAGGCGGGAATAAATCTCGATTCGAATACATCCCCTATCGCTGTCATCGGAACCCTTTACGGCAACGGTCTTAGAGATCTTCTCAGGAATTTGCTTTACAATCCCCAAATAGATTCTCTTGTTCTTTTTGGTCGTAACCGATCGGGGTCTGCTGAGGATCTCATCGCTTTTTTTGAAAATGGTGTTGAGCCAATTGCAAATAGCCTGCGCTTGCCGTCATGCTCCTTTGAAGGGGCAGAACCGGTGGTTATTAAAGGAAGGAATCGTATAATTGATAACCTTGTGACGCCAGAAATGTTTCATAGAAAACCCGAGATTTTCTTTGCCGGGGAACCCCAGAGTAGAGGTGCTCTTGAAAAAATCCGCAGTTTTTTTCAAAACTACCGGCCTAACGGTCTGCCAACATATAGCGAGAGAATAGCGGTTCCACTTCCTGATTTTTCCGTAAGCCATTATCCCAGCAATCCTAGAACCCACACAATCTGGGCTGATGATCCACTTACAGCATGGAAAGATCTTATACACTGCCTGTTCTTTTTCGGAAATCCTGTTGAACTGCGTAAAGGCAAGCGTAGGGAGCTTCAGAATGTTAAGGTTGTTGTTGAACATCCAGAACCAGTGCCAGATTCTGATCTTGTTTGTTACGGTTTTGACCCGGTCTATGTGCGTCAATACGAGGATGAGTTTCTGTCAGGAAAGCTTTTGGAAGATACGTCTTATACCTATGGTCACAGGATGCGAAGTTATTTTGGAAAAGATCAAATTGAAGATGTTATAGCTCGACTCAGAAATGATCCGGAAGATCGCCGAAGTTATATTGTGCTTTGGGATCCTCGACGAGACCTTGTGCGAGTGGAGATGGAATCTATCACTTCTGAAGAAAGCGCTCCTTGTCTTGTATCCGTTTTTTTCAGACGCTACGGTGGCAAATTAACTCTGACGGCAACCTTCCGGACTCACAACGCCCTCGATGCCTGGCTAGTAAATTTTCACGGGCTCATGGCTCTTCAACGTTATGTGTCTTCGTCTGTAGGGATGCCGCCTGGAGCTATAACGGTTATCAGCCATTCTATAAGCATTGATGATGGAGAACTGGACAGAGCGGCACGGATTGCGTCAGAAAAAGAATTCCGCTACCGCCTCGATCCCATGGGATATTTCAGGATTTCTATAGATGGGGATGCTATCCTTGTGGAATATTGTCATGAGGACGTAGTGCTCAAAACTTATCGTTCCGATAAAGCGGCACGACTTCAACATGAAATTGCACGTGATGGAATTGTATCGGAAATAAGTCACGCAATATATTTAGGCAGACAACTTGAACGAGCAGAGCGGTGCCTTAAAGAAGGAAAGGAATTTATTCAGGATTGA
- a CDS encoding HAD family hydrolase — translation MRRVIFFDIGHTLATGGEMSPRRLVGYRLGLSERDMQYLGKFIMTTPIKTKEEFFVAVEPFLKHVGSSTLRKIVDEVWEEQKACVELMPGVEDVIQTLASRGYELGIISNIWHPFYEGVREKGAHVWHCFRYEVLSYREGVKKPSPEIYRLAMAKVQADEYWMIGDTYEMDIMPAKSEGFKTVWFLIRPEREREVLAKILRGELVRPDFAVADLRELVRSGGVF, via the coding sequence ATGAGAAGAGTGATATTTTTTGATATTGGTCACACGCTGGCAACCGGAGGGGAAATGTCCCCACGGCGCTTAGTTGGCTATCGGCTTGGTCTCTCAGAAAGGGATATGCAGTATCTTGGGAAGTTTATTATGACCACACCAATAAAAACTAAAGAAGAGTTTTTTGTAGCTGTTGAGCCTTTCTTAAAACACGTTGGTTCTTCAACTTTGCGGAAAATCGTTGATGAAGTCTGGGAAGAGCAGAAAGCCTGCGTAGAACTTATGCCGGGTGTAGAAGATGTAATCCAGACTCTAGCTAGCAGAGGTTACGAACTGGGGATAATTTCCAATATATGGCATCCTTTCTACGAAGGAGTAAGAGAAAAGGGTGCTCATGTATGGCATTGTTTTCGGTATGAAGTTTTGAGTTATAGAGAAGGTGTTAAAAAACCGAGTCCAGAAATTTATCGTTTAGCTATGGCTAAAGTTCAGGCAGACGAATACTGGATGATTGGCGACACATACGAGATGGATATAATGCCTGCAAAGTCCGAAGGTTTCAAAACAGTATGGTTTCTTATAAGACCGGAGAGGGAACGTGAAGTATTAGCTAAGATTCTTAGAGGAGAACTCGTCCGCCCAGATTTTGCCGTGGCAGATCTTAGAGAACTTGTTAGAAGCGGTGGTGTGTTTTAG
- a CDS encoding alpha/beta fold hydrolase produces MGVVLLVLALWVLIPALTYVFYWYEVSTPSCAHEGAKSEKEILERLLDHKLKRSVLLSLFSSILVLPVILVTYPFGLVKKWWSAKATPSKGTIVFIHGLFHNPSAALLLKRAFAKRGFSFISLQHHCWEGSIWDVFNRLDKELEDILGEASQQEPVIVIGHSLGGLLAGLLGRSLSEKGYMVKGVISLGTPFYGSRLASLSCGRLARSVRFGNEELADVRMRLDSPPFKAIQFWSPTDNMVLPLSSLYQIPKGWDRITLPPVCHTFVLFWPGVINRVVKTVEELV; encoded by the coding sequence ATGGGAGTTGTGTTGCTTGTCCTGGCATTATGGGTGTTAATACCCGCTTTAACTTACGTGTTTTACTGGTATGAAGTCTCCACACCTTCCTGTGCTCACGAAGGAGCAAAAAGCGAGAAAGAAATTCTGGAACGGTTACTTGACCACAAGTTAAAGAGAAGTGTTTTGCTGAGCTTATTCTCGTCTATTTTGGTTCTGCCTGTAATTCTTGTTACTTACCCTTTTGGTTTGGTGAAAAAGTGGTGGAGTGCTAAGGCGACACCGTCAAAGGGAACAATTGTATTCATTCACGGACTTTTCCATAATCCAAGTGCAGCTCTTTTGCTTAAGAGAGCTTTTGCTAAACGAGGATTTTCCTTCATTTCGCTCCAACATCATTGCTGGGAAGGCTCCATTTGGGATGTGTTTAATAGGCTGGATAAAGAACTGGAAGATATTCTGGGAGAAGCTTCACAGCAAGAACCTGTAATTGTGATTGGACATAGTCTGGGTGGACTTTTAGCTGGTCTATTAGGTCGTAGTCTCAGCGAAAAAGGCTACATGGTCAAAGGAGTTATTTCTCTGGGAACACCATTTTACGGAAGTCGGCTTGCTTCGTTGAGTTGCGGTCGGCTCGCTCGCTCTGTGAGATTTGGCAACGAAGAACTTGCTGATGTAAGGATGCGCCTTGATTCTCCTCCCTTTAAGGCAATTCAATTCTGGAGCCCTACCGACAATATGGTTCTTCCCCTATCTTCTCTTTACCAGATACCCAAAGGATGGGATCGTATTACTCTGCCCCCTGTTTGCCACACCTTTGTTCTATTCTGGCCTGGTGTGATCAATCGGGTAGTTAAGACCGTCGAAGAATTGGTTTAA
- the groES gene encoding co-chaperone GroES — protein MKLRPLHDRVIVQRIEEENKTPGGIIIPDTAKEKPQQGKVIAVGKGKVLENGKEIPLTVKEGDRVLFSKYAGTEVKIEGQEYLIMREDDILAIVEG, from the coding sequence ATGAAGCTGAGACCTTTGCATGATCGAGTCATCGTCCAGCGCATAGAAGAAGAAAACAAAACACCTGGTGGAATCATTATCCCCGATACTGCAAAGGAAAAGCCTCAGCAAGGTAAGGTCATTGCTGTTGGTAAAGGAAAAGTTCTGGAAAACGGTAAAGAAATCCCCCTTACTGTTAAAGAAGGTGATAGGGTTCTCTTCTCTAAATATGCTGGGACAGAAGTGAAAATTGAAGGTCAGGAATATTTGATTATGAGGGAAGACGATATATTGGCAATTGTTGAAGGTTAA
- the groL gene encoding chaperonin GroEL (60 kDa chaperone family; promotes refolding of misfolded polypeptides especially under stressful conditions; forms two stacked rings of heptamers to form a barrel-shaped 14mer; ends can be capped by GroES; misfolded proteins enter the barrel where they are refolded when GroES binds), whose amino-acid sequence MPAKMIQYSAAAREKILRGVDILADAVKVTLGPKGRNVLIEKTFGSPLVTKDGVTVAKEIELEDKFENMGAQMVKEVASKTSDVAGDGTTTATILAQSIFREGSKLVAAGHNPMALKRGIDKAVAKVVEALKAQSKEIKDQKEIAQVGTISANNDPEIGNIIAEAMSKVGKEGVITVEEAKSMETTLEVVEGMQFDRGYVSPYFITDPEKMEVVLEDAYVLCHEKKISSMKDLLPLLEQIARMNKPLLIIAEDVEGEALATLVVNKLRGTLKVCAVKAPGFGERRKAMLQDIAILTGGQVVSEDLGVKLENVTVNDLGTAKRIIVDKDYTTIVDGGGSKDQIQARVKQIRTQIEETTSDYDREKLQERLAKLVGGVAVIRVGAATETELKEKKARVEDALNATRAAVEEGIVPGGGVALLRCQKALEELQLDGEERFGKEIIYKALEVPLRCIADNAGYEGSVVVEKVKAGNGGFGFNAQTETYEDLIEAGVIDPTKVVRFALQNAASVASLLLTTEALVAEKPEEKKQTTPAMPPEY is encoded by the coding sequence ATGCCGGCCAAAATGATTCAGTATAGTGCTGCTGCTCGAGAAAAGATTCTTCGAGGAGTAGACATTCTTGCCGATGCAGTAAAAGTTACTCTTGGTCCCAAAGGTCGTAACGTTCTTATCGAAAAAACCTTCGGTTCCCCTCTCGTCACCAAAGACGGTGTAACCGTCGCCAAAGAGATCGAACTTGAAGATAAATTCGAAAATATGGGCGCTCAAATGGTCAAAGAAGTTGCCAGCAAGACAAGCGATGTTGCTGGCGACGGAACCACCACAGCTACTATTCTTGCCCAGTCTATTTTCAGGGAAGGTTCAAAGCTTGTCGCTGCTGGACATAACCCCATGGCTCTTAAGCGAGGGATAGACAAGGCTGTTGCTAAGGTTGTTGAAGCTCTCAAGGCTCAGAGCAAGGAAATCAAAGATCAGAAAGAAATCGCTCAGGTCGGAACCATTTCCGCTAATAACGATCCCGAAATCGGCAACATTATTGCCGAAGCTATGAGCAAAGTTGGAAAGGAAGGGGTCATCACGGTCGAAGAAGCCAAGAGCATGGAAACTACTCTCGAAGTAGTGGAAGGAATGCAGTTTGACCGCGGTTATGTCTCGCCCTATTTCATTACCGACCCCGAAAAGATGGAAGTAGTTCTCGAGGATGCTTACGTCCTTTGCCATGAAAAGAAGATCAGCAGCATGAAGGATCTCCTTCCACTGCTTGAACAGATAGCTCGCATGAACAAACCTCTGCTCATCATTGCCGAAGATGTAGAAGGTGAAGCTCTGGCTACCCTTGTGGTTAACAAACTCCGCGGGACACTGAAAGTCTGTGCTGTTAAGGCTCCCGGTTTTGGCGAACGTCGTAAAGCTATGCTCCAGGACATTGCAATTCTTACCGGTGGTCAGGTGGTATCCGAAGATCTCGGCGTGAAGCTTGAAAATGTAACCGTTAATGACCTTGGAACTGCTAAGAGGATAATCGTTGACAAGGATTACACCACGATCGTTGATGGTGGTGGATCCAAAGATCAGATTCAAGCTCGAGTCAAACAGATTCGCACTCAGATTGAAGAAACCACCAGCGACTATGACCGTGAAAAACTTCAGGAGCGACTTGCTAAACTGGTTGGCGGTGTTGCTGTGATTCGAGTTGGTGCGGCAACAGAAACCGAGCTTAAAGAAAAGAAGGCTCGCGTTGAGGACGCCCTTAACGCAACTCGAGCTGCCGTTGAAGAAGGTATTGTGCCTGGCGGTGGTGTAGCTCTGCTCCGTTGCCAGAAAGCCCTCGAAGAACTCCAGCTTGATGGCGAAGAAAGATTCGGTAAAGAGATCATTTACAAGGCTCTCGAAGTTCCTCTCAGATGCATTGCTGATAACGCTGGTTACGAAGGCTCTGTTGTGGTTGAAAAAGTCAAGGCTGGAAATGGTGGCTTCGGCTTCAACGCTCAGACCGAAACTTATGAGGATCTTATCGAAGCCGGAGTTATTGACCCAACCAAGGTTGTTCGGTTTGCTCTGCAGAACGCCGCAAGCGTTGCATCGCTACTTCTCACCACAGAAGCTCTTGTAGCGGAAAAACCTGAGGAAAAGAAGCAAACCACCCCAGCTATGCCGCCTGAATACTAA